The uncultured Hyphomonas sp. genome includes a window with the following:
- a CDS encoding phytanoyl-CoA dioxygenase family protein: MHDLNLEQARQSYEQNGVCILRGAFDKVWLDLVEEAIEEALNNPGPNAERYGPAGAELFFGDLDMWKRSPRFEKFVRESPAARLAGEIMGSRTATFLYDQLLVKEPGSQERTPWHQDQPYWAVSGWQVSSIWLPVDEAPKDVALQFVSGSHKWGHAYNPAHFADGTPYTGTGLPELPDIEAERDKYDILAWDVEPGDCLIFQGMVVHGAPGNPRAGRRRVLSTRWLGDDARYRQPTGEVAIPTTLPDLPDGAPFTGEEYPTVWRAGQT; encoded by the coding sequence ATGCATGACCTGAATCTGGAGCAGGCGCGGCAGAGCTATGAACAGAATGGCGTCTGCATACTGCGCGGCGCGTTCGACAAAGTCTGGCTCGACCTCGTCGAGGAAGCGATCGAAGAGGCGCTGAACAACCCGGGGCCCAATGCCGAGCGATATGGTCCGGCCGGAGCGGAGCTGTTCTTTGGCGATCTCGACATGTGGAAGCGCTCGCCGCGCTTTGAAAAATTCGTCCGGGAATCACCTGCTGCCCGGCTGGCCGGTGAGATCATGGGATCGAGAACCGCGACCTTCCTATACGACCAGTTGCTTGTGAAAGAGCCCGGCTCTCAGGAGCGCACGCCCTGGCATCAGGACCAGCCCTACTGGGCTGTCAGCGGCTGGCAGGTCAGTTCCATCTGGTTGCCGGTGGATGAGGCGCCGAAGGATGTCGCGCTCCAGTTCGTGTCCGGGAGCCACAAATGGGGCCACGCCTATAATCCTGCCCACTTTGCAGATGGCACCCCCTATACAGGCACCGGCCTTCCCGAATTGCCGGACATTGAAGCCGAACGCGACAAGTACGACATCCTGGCCTGGGATGTTGAACCGGGCGACTGCCTCATTTTTCAAGGCATGGTTGTCCACGGCGCACCGGGCAATCCGAGGGCTGGCCGGCGGCGTGTCCTGTCCACGCGCTGGCTTGGCGATGATGCAAGATACCGGCAGCCCACCGGCGAGGTTGCCATTCCGACCACCCTGCCTGACCTGCCAGACGGCGCCCCGTTCACAGGCGAGGAATACCCAACCGTATGGCGGGCTGGGCAAACCTAA
- a CDS encoding serine hydrolase — translation MLIRTLALSVAILTLTSCASAAPASPAIMEATPAAEIADLVSEVQKNAPYPALAVSVRKGDEVVYEAAVGIADLEQETPATTESVFAIGSLTKSFTSIAISQLASAGKIDLSAPVNTYLTDYTGPAKDAPVWTLMNHTSGLVNYTALPDFPQGTRQKLTRQQMRNMFEGKDLMFPSGSAFSYSNSGTYLLGLIVEAVSGQTYETYLQENILSPLDLDHTYYNRPERVIPHRAEGYVGTESGYENAPLLEPLIPFSAGALASTVQDIQHYIDTVHRKNALGDAVRDTLYTQKAFPDGEPNPYALGALVIREWEGHRKIAHAGDIDGFSAYMAYYPDEDVSIVVLANTRDVSPTPVGIEQKIARIIFGTPRPEGSAAPLTENEIATLVGDYNIGRMRIGLDRVGIVEQDGGLALRFGGTAAPGDAIPLVRISGMTFYAAHDDEMVFSFNNDIGEGAADLTVDYTGGTFAFYKSNE, via the coding sequence ATGTTGATCCGTACGTTAGCCCTGTCGGTTGCAATCCTGACCCTGACCAGCTGTGCCTCAGCTGCCCCTGCCAGCCCAGCCATCATGGAGGCAACTCCCGCTGCTGAAATCGCAGATCTTGTCAGCGAGGTTCAGAAAAACGCCCCCTACCCCGCACTCGCCGTATCGGTCCGCAAGGGCGATGAGGTGGTCTACGAGGCCGCCGTCGGTATTGCCGACCTTGAGCAGGAAACACCCGCAACGACAGAGTCCGTATTCGCCATTGGCTCTCTCACCAAGTCCTTTACTTCGATCGCCATCTCGCAACTGGCCTCTGCTGGCAAAATAGACCTTTCCGCGCCGGTCAACACCTATCTTACCGATTATACCGGCCCAGCCAAAGATGCGCCTGTCTGGACCCTGATGAACCATACATCCGGCCTGGTGAACTACACGGCTCTGCCCGACTTTCCCCAAGGCACCCGGCAGAAGCTCACGCGCCAGCAAATGCGCAACATGTTTGAAGGCAAAGACCTGATGTTCCCGTCCGGCAGCGCGTTCAGCTATTCCAACTCAGGCACCTACCTGCTGGGCCTGATTGTGGAGGCTGTCTCAGGCCAGACCTACGAGACCTACCTTCAGGAGAACATCCTTTCCCCTCTTGATCTGGATCACACCTATTATAACCGGCCTGAGCGTGTCATTCCGCACCGCGCTGAAGGCTATGTCGGCACAGAAAGCGGATATGAAAACGCTCCCCTTCTGGAACCGCTCATTCCCTTCTCGGCTGGCGCTCTCGCCTCTACGGTTCAGGACATTCAGCACTATATCGACACGGTTCACCGCAAGAACGCTCTCGGTGATGCAGTTCGCGACACGCTCTACACGCAGAAGGCTTTTCCGGATGGGGAACCGAACCCCTATGCCCTCGGCGCACTGGTGATCCGGGAATGGGAAGGCCACCGCAAGATTGCCCATGCCGGCGACATTGACGGCTTCTCAGCCTACATGGCGTATTATCCGGATGAAGACGTCTCCATCGTCGTCCTGGCGAACACGCGGGACGTCTCACCCACACCTGTCGGGATCGAGCAGAAGATCGCCCGTATCATCTTTGGCACGCCGCGCCCGGAAGGCTCCGCTGCACCGCTGACAGAAAACGAAATCGCCACGCTTGTCGGTGATTACAATATCGGACGTATGCGGATCGGACTCGACCGGGTCGGCATCGTCGAGCAGGATGGCGGCCTGGCCCTTCGTTTTGGCGGAACGGCCGCACCGGGAGATGCCATCCCGCTGGTGCGCATATCCGGAATGACCTTTTACGCCGCCCATGACGACGAGATGGTGTTTTCCTTCAATAACGACATCGGTGAAGGCGCAGCAGACCTGACTGTCGATTACACTGGCGGCACCTTTGCCTTTTACAAATCCAACGAATGA
- a CDS encoding serine hydrolase domain-containing protein → MRVIILLISMMTMQTCAAMAETSADVREALSGFAKQFQLPGVSLTVIEEGEIVEDTAIGFADLEQQVPMRTDTLNRIGSISKTMTAAAALKMVASGQIDLGREVSAYLDDFDGPARDVTLRQLMSHTGCVRGYRDGEGISYTHYEDSIAPLELFREDPLECVPGGQFIYSSYGYALMDAVMVRASGEDFQSLMKELVWTPLGLEQVALDDLRKVISWRARNYDLDAEGLLVNAPYSDSSYKYAGAGMLASTRDLARFGAALMDGAFVTDEARSEMFAPALLKDGTAIDYGLGLYVDFARFIEARRAYIPDALYESLMAQASQHKVYWHSGTSEGAVAILMMEPETGRVVALATNRGGVEKEAIVFTMSLITLLGEQ, encoded by the coding sequence ATGCGTGTCATAATCCTGCTGATCTCAATGATGACCATGCAGACCTGCGCCGCGATGGCAGAGACTTCGGCGGACGTCCGTGAGGCGCTGTCGGGGTTTGCGAAGCAGTTCCAGCTGCCCGGTGTCTCCCTGACGGTCATCGAAGAGGGGGAAATTGTTGAAGATACGGCTATCGGTTTTGCAGATCTGGAGCAGCAGGTTCCTATGCGGACCGATACGTTGAACCGTATCGGCTCCATCTCGAAGACCATGACCGCGGCTGCGGCCCTGAAGATGGTGGCAAGCGGTCAGATCGATCTTGGCCGCGAAGTGTCTGCCTATCTGGATGATTTCGACGGCCCTGCGCGAGACGTCACTCTGCGCCAGCTGATGTCTCATACGGGCTGTGTGAGAGGCTACAGGGACGGCGAAGGGATCTCTTATACGCATTATGAGGATTCCATCGCACCTCTGGAATTGTTCCGTGAGGACCCGTTGGAATGTGTTCCAGGTGGGCAGTTTATTTATTCCAGCTATGGCTACGCACTGATGGACGCTGTGATGGTGCGGGCGTCGGGCGAGGACTTCCAGTCACTTATGAAGGAACTGGTTTGGACTCCGCTGGGCTTGGAACAGGTCGCACTTGATGACTTGCGCAAAGTGATCAGTTGGCGTGCCAGGAACTACGATCTTGATGCGGAAGGCCTGCTGGTCAACGCCCCCTACAGCGACAGTAGCTACAAATATGCCGGTGCCGGAATGCTTGCGTCGACCCGTGATCTGGCGCGCTTTGGTGCTGCTCTGATGGATGGCGCCTTCGTGACGGATGAGGCGAGGAGTGAGATGTTCGCGCCCGCATTGCTAAAGGACGGGACTGCGATCGACTATGGTCTTGGGCTTTATGTCGATTTCGCAAGGTTCATCGAGGCGAGGCGCGCTTATATTCCTGATGCGCTGTATGAGAGCCTCATGGCGCAGGCCTCACAGCACAAAGTGTACTGGCATTCAGGCACATCAGAGGGCGCGGTGGCAATACTCATGATGGAGCCTGAAACCGGACGGGTGGTTGCTCTTGCAACCAACAGGGGCGGCGTCGAGAAGGAGGCGATCGTCTTTACGATGAGCCTGATAACCCTGTTGGGGGAGCAATAG
- a CDS encoding SDR family NAD(P)-dependent oxidoreductase — protein MSALKGQTALVTGGARGIGFAIAGQLAEQGARIAIADLDQSQMDVARQALEAIGAQVICIPLDVSSSEQCNVAVEAASEFGGGRLEVMVHSAGIGLERGFLETSDDDWARMIDVDLSGAFYCCRAAGRKMKAAGYGRIVNIASTAGIAGGTGRAAYGSAKGGVIMLSRVLAVELATNGVTVNALAPGAIETDLVAKMHSETTRRVYRRAIPADRYGTPDEVAAAAVFLASPAAAYITGHVLAVDGGFLAAGVLHKE, from the coding sequence ATGTCAGCACTTAAAGGACAGACGGCGCTTGTTACCGGCGGGGCGCGTGGAATCGGTTTTGCCATCGCCGGACAACTGGCAGAGCAGGGTGCGAGAATTGCGATTGCCGATCTCGACCAGAGCCAGATGGATGTGGCGCGCCAAGCGCTCGAAGCGATTGGCGCGCAGGTGATCTGTATCCCGTTGGATGTGAGTTCCAGTGAACAGTGCAATGTGGCGGTTGAAGCTGCGTCGGAATTCGGCGGTGGTCGGCTGGAGGTAATGGTTCACAGCGCCGGGATCGGTCTCGAGCGTGGTTTTCTCGAAACAAGTGATGACGATTGGGCGAGGATGATCGATGTCGATCTTTCGGGCGCCTTCTATTGTTGCCGCGCAGCTGGCCGGAAGATGAAAGCTGCGGGGTATGGCAGGATCGTCAATATCGCTTCGACCGCCGGCATTGCCGGCGGTACAGGCCGCGCAGCTTATGGGAGTGCAAAGGGTGGAGTAATCATGCTGTCCCGGGTGTTGGCCGTAGAACTCGCGACAAATGGCGTGACGGTAAACGCCCTTGCCCCCGGCGCTATCGAGACGGACCTGGTTGCGAAAATGCACAGCGAGACCACGCGGCGGGTGTACCGGCGTGCCATTCCGGCAGACCGGTACGGAACACCGGATGAGGTTGCCGCTGCCGCCGTGTTCCTGGCCAGCCCGGCAGCGGCCTACATCACCGGTCATGTGCTGGCCGTAGATGGCGGGTTCCTCGCTGCAGGCGTGCTTCACAAGGAGTGA
- a CDS encoding TetR/AcrR family transcriptional regulator has product MNATSVSDDSPPAEPSSFVDTLNLRLQEDPPSRKGERTRSRIKVATARMLERLGYHSMRVLDITQEAGIADGSFYVYFKDKSEAALAVLSEFVEFMPPGGSVGSASRTAFETIRETNYRFIRLARANAGLMRCMLQVVDEHPDFSTLVQKVNRDWYSRVSRSVIRHYPGGAVDEDAMLLMTYALGSMMDELVRRLVIYPDQNLLKLTDKIVPTDKALADALSVIWYRALYPAAEIPKGLRGTAAKLAALSKELPLD; this is encoded by the coding sequence ATGAACGCGACCTCAGTTTCCGATGATTCCCCGCCGGCTGAACCTTCAAGCTTTGTGGATACGCTGAACCTGCGTCTGCAGGAGGATCCTCCGAGCCGGAAGGGGGAACGTACGCGCAGCCGTATCAAGGTTGCCACGGCCCGCATGCTGGAACGTCTTGGCTATCACTCGATGCGTGTGCTGGACATAACGCAGGAAGCCGGCATCGCGGATGGGTCCTTTTATGTCTACTTCAAGGACAAGAGCGAAGCGGCGCTGGCGGTCCTGTCAGAGTTTGTCGAGTTCATGCCACCCGGAGGCTCTGTTGGAAGCGCCAGCCGGACGGCATTCGAGACGATCCGTGAAACGAATTACCGCTTTATCCGGCTGGCTCGCGCCAATGCGGGGCTCATGCGCTGCATGTTGCAGGTTGTAGATGAGCATCCGGACTTCTCTACACTGGTGCAGAAGGTCAACCGTGACTGGTACTCGCGTGTGTCCCGGAGTGTCATCCGCCATTATCCCGGCGGTGCCGTCGACGAAGATGCAATGCTGCTGATGACCTATGCGCTTGGGTCGATGATGGACGAACTTGTACGCAGGCTCGTGATCTATCCCGACCAGAACCTGCTCAAACTGACGGACAAGATAGTTCCGACTGACAAGGCTCTGGCAGATGCGTTGAGTGTCATCTGGTATCGTGCCCTGTATCCGGCGGCAGAGATTCCGAAAGGCTTGCGCGGCACTGCCGCTAAGCTGGCCGCGCTTAGCAAGGAATTGCCGCTCGATTAG
- a CDS encoding P1 family peptidase has product MHVASELTRYGLAIALSAICLTSTAACQTHPRARDIGITFDGEPGPLNAITDLPGVEVGQVTLTDGRARTGATVVFPLGKDAAEGVSAGYFAFNGTGELTGAHFIEEFGAFFGPVTLTGTLGIGEARDGVLEWTAEHFKGNDDVKFSRVLPVVGETYDGGLNDAWSFPLTSQNVIDALNSARPGPVEEGSVGGGTGMVAYGFKGGIGTSSRIARYGEDTAFTVGVLVQANHGARDQLVIDGIDVGKMITDLQPVRAPKSDAERDGSIIILIGTDAPLLPGQLKRLARRATIGMGRTGGQGDSLSGDLFLAFSTANKVTLGASAPATYVSLPNEALDPMFDAVVEATEEAILNALVAAEDMPGGRGGFVYELPEERVRAIVQSAKVPQ; this is encoded by the coding sequence ATGCATGTTGCCTCTGAACTTACCAGATACGGTCTGGCAATCGCGCTTTCAGCCATATGTCTGACAAGCACTGCCGCCTGCCAGACCCACCCCAGAGCCCGCGACATCGGCATCACCTTTGACGGCGAGCCCGGCCCGCTGAACGCCATCACGGACCTTCCGGGCGTAGAGGTTGGTCAGGTCACCCTGACGGACGGACGCGCACGCACCGGTGCAACGGTCGTTTTCCCGCTGGGCAAGGACGCCGCGGAAGGCGTCAGCGCGGGCTACTTTGCCTTCAACGGCACAGGAGAACTCACCGGCGCCCACTTCATTGAGGAGTTCGGGGCCTTTTTCGGCCCGGTGACACTCACCGGAACGCTTGGCATCGGCGAGGCCCGCGATGGCGTGCTCGAATGGACGGCAGAACATTTTAAAGGCAACGATGACGTGAAGTTCAGCCGCGTCCTGCCTGTCGTGGGAGAAACCTATGATGGCGGCCTGAATGACGCCTGGTCTTTCCCCCTCACCTCTCAGAACGTCATCGACGCGCTGAACAGCGCTCGGCCCGGACCGGTCGAGGAAGGCTCCGTCGGCGGCGGCACCGGTATGGTCGCCTATGGCTTCAAGGGCGGCATCGGCACATCTTCCCGCATTGCCCGTTATGGCGAAGACACTGCCTTTACCGTCGGCGTGCTCGTTCAGGCCAATCATGGCGCGCGTGACCAACTTGTCATTGACGGCATTGATGTCGGGAAAATGATTACGGACCTTCAGCCCGTCCGTGCGCCGAAGTCCGATGCCGAACGCGACGGGTCGATCATCATCCTGATCGGCACGGACGCACCGCTGCTGCCGGGCCAACTGAAGCGGCTCGCACGGCGCGCCACGATCGGTATGGGCCGGACCGGGGGACAGGGCGACAGCCTGTCAGGCGACCTCTTCCTCGCCTTTTCGACCGCAAACAAGGTGACGCTCGGCGCCTCCGCACCGGCGACCTATGTCAGCCTTCCGAACGAAGCCCTCGACCCGATGTTCGATGCCGTTGTCGAAGCGACCGAAGAGGCGATCCTCAATGCACTGGTGGCCGCAGAGGACATGCCCGGCGGGCGCGGCGGGTTCGTCTATGAACTGCCGGAAGAGCGTGTCCGCGCAATCGTCCAGTCCGCCAAAGTCCCACAATAA
- a CDS encoding dipeptide epimerase translates to MIRMTFAQSSWALKQPLKFAFAELTAIDVLTVELTSGDLRGRGEGIGVFFRGDTPETGAEALAALGDGFVDVETAKAICGRLDSYAARNALDCALWDLQCKEGGTSIRRLIGSPDGPVDTFETISLGPPDAMAAAAREVAGNRLKLKVNGPGIIEQVRAVRGARGDAILMADANQDLSFERLQEVVPSLAEMGLVLLEQPLPAGQDSCLSDFRSPVPLCADESCFSAEDVAGVAGRYDAVNIKLDKAGGLTGGLAVLAEARRHGLGTLVGCMAGTSLSMAPALALAAMCDFADLDGPLLLADDYNNAARYMNGVVHAPQAEFWG, encoded by the coding sequence ATGATCCGGATGACGTTCGCTCAGAGTTCCTGGGCCCTGAAGCAGCCCTTGAAATTTGCATTTGCCGAACTCACTGCCATCGACGTTCTGACCGTCGAGTTGACTTCCGGCGACCTTCGCGGCCGGGGCGAAGGCATCGGCGTCTTCTTCCGGGGGGATACACCAGAGACAGGTGCAGAGGCGCTCGCCGCTCTTGGGGATGGCTTCGTTGACGTGGAAACGGCAAAAGCTATCTGTGGTCGGCTTGACTCTTATGCTGCGCGTAATGCCCTCGATTGCGCCCTCTGGGACTTGCAATGTAAGGAAGGCGGGACCTCAATCCGTAGGCTGATCGGTAGTCCGGACGGGCCTGTGGATACGTTCGAGACGATCAGTTTGGGCCCACCGGACGCCATGGCTGCGGCTGCGCGTGAGGTAGCGGGCAATCGGCTCAAGCTGAAAGTCAACGGCCCGGGGATCATCGAGCAGGTCCGGGCAGTAAGGGGCGCCCGCGGCGATGCGATCCTTATGGCGGATGCCAACCAGGATCTCAGTTTCGAGCGATTGCAGGAAGTGGTCCCTTCGCTCGCCGAAATGGGGCTGGTCCTGCTGGAGCAGCCTCTTCCTGCCGGGCAGGATTCCTGTCTGTCGGATTTCCGGTCGCCGGTTCCACTTTGCGCGGATGAAAGCTGCTTCTCAGCGGAAGACGTCGCAGGGGTGGCCGGGCGGTACGATGCCGTAAACATAAAGCTCGACAAGGCCGGTGGTCTGACCGGAGGACTTGCCGTGCTGGCCGAGGCGCGCCGGCATGGTTTGGGGACGCTGGTGGGCTGTATGGCGGGAACATCGCTTTCGATGGCTCCGGCGCTGGCGCTCGCTGCCATGTGCGATTTTGCAGATCTCGACGGGCCGCTTCTACTTGCGGACGATTACAACAATGCTGCGCGATACATGAACGGTGTGGTTCATGCGCCACAGGCAGAATTCTGGGGATGA
- a CDS encoding TonB-dependent receptor: MNFPLKSNSAGVPSWKLALFAGVAVAVCLPGGAHAQADMTSVEVDASDEAVFDVITVTARRRVEDITDTPLAVTAFGKNLIETGALESVTDIVALSPNVSFEPGGDFVSSNIAVRGVSRERSTEEPGVGVYRDGVYVGGPVTSLSDLYDLEQVEVLRGPQAGLYGRNAVGGAVNIRTARPVFENGAKIDLQVSDMDRVELIGMGNYAFSETLAARLSFKAINQDKGFSRNVFLNQELDQQERLSARARVLWQPSDRLEVLFTGLYRDDEGQTPAVFRVGQDPRKLSYNTETPYNAKEQQFSSEVNLSIGTGTLTNILSYRSIDVYQQDDTDFSSAYLQTSTRDITLDNFFGELRYASADDGRFRYLVGATVLKEESFFNTDFLISVGVPGLGAFFPPDNGGLRGDNLDSVLFELDNDQDLLSFAAFAELTFDLTDRLTLDTSLRYTRDERDVAFDQATPGCTACVAIVGRSLNYSVATDPVFENWSPAGTLSFDVSDSVLLYGTVSTGFKAGGINEGASQPEYLPFDSETSISYEAGLKAQLGDRAQLALAAFSQTRKDALISVDESVIDPTFPAGVNGLGINAGKIESTGLEAELSARPLKGLDVNLAYGYLDASYESFIVPLPGGGEVDYSANQVPRSFKQSFSINSIYRKPLTDGISLLAYGSYSNSWDGYQDNANQIESESPELMNLRLGVEGDSWSFTGFVNNLQDTRYITYQVGPYIQLAPGRTWGVRVEKSF, encoded by the coding sequence ATGAATTTTCCGCTCAAAAGTAATTCCGCCGGTGTTCCGTCATGGAAGCTCGCACTGTTCGCTGGTGTGGCCGTAGCGGTGTGCCTGCCTGGCGGGGCACACGCACAGGCGGACATGACTTCAGTTGAGGTAGACGCCTCTGATGAGGCCGTGTTCGACGTTATCACCGTCACGGCGCGCCGCCGGGTCGAAGACATTACCGACACGCCCCTCGCTGTTACAGCCTTTGGAAAGAACCTGATCGAAACCGGCGCGCTCGAAAGCGTGACGGACATTGTCGCGCTCAGCCCGAACGTGTCTTTCGAACCGGGTGGCGACTTTGTGAGTTCGAATATTGCTGTCCGCGGTGTCAGCCGGGAGCGTTCCACCGAAGAGCCGGGCGTCGGCGTTTACCGCGATGGCGTCTATGTCGGTGGCCCGGTGACCAGCCTGTCGGACCTGTACGATCTGGAGCAGGTGGAAGTCCTCCGGGGACCGCAGGCCGGTCTCTATGGACGCAATGCTGTCGGTGGTGCCGTAAATATCAGAACGGCCCGTCCTGTGTTCGAAAACGGGGCGAAAATCGACCTGCAGGTCAGCGACATGGACCGGGTGGAGCTGATCGGCATGGGCAACTATGCTTTCAGCGAGACGCTTGCTGCCCGCCTCAGCTTCAAGGCGATCAATCAGGACAAGGGCTTTTCCCGGAACGTCTTCCTCAATCAGGAACTCGACCAACAGGAGCGCCTGTCCGCGCGGGCGCGCGTTCTCTGGCAGCCTTCAGACAGGCTGGAAGTGCTTTTCACGGGTCTGTACCGGGATGATGAAGGGCAAACGCCGGCTGTTTTCCGGGTAGGGCAGGATCCCCGGAAACTCTCCTACAACACCGAAACGCCTTATAATGCCAAAGAGCAGCAGTTCTCTTCCGAAGTGAACCTTTCCATTGGCACAGGTACACTCACCAATATCCTCAGCTATCGGTCGATCGACGTCTATCAGCAGGACGATACCGACTTTTCGAGCGCCTATTTGCAGACGTCTACTCGCGATATCACACTCGACAATTTCTTCGGTGAGCTTCGCTACGCCTCGGCAGACGATGGCCGCTTCCGTTATCTGGTCGGCGCGACCGTTCTGAAGGAAGAGTCCTTCTTCAATACGGACTTCCTGATCTCGGTCGGCGTACCCGGTCTTGGTGCCTTTTTCCCGCCGGACAATGGTGGCCTCAGAGGAGATAATCTGGACAGTGTCCTGTTCGAACTGGACAATGATCAGGATCTGCTCTCCTTTGCGGCATTCGCGGAGCTGACTTTCGATTTGACGGACCGGCTGACGCTGGACACGAGCCTTCGCTATACAAGGGACGAGCGGGACGTTGCGTTCGATCAGGCGACACCGGGCTGCACTGCCTGTGTCGCCATTGTCGGCCGTTCCCTGAACTATTCGGTCGCCACGGATCCGGTCTTCGAGAACTGGTCTCCCGCCGGAACGCTCAGCTTTGATGTCTCGGATTCTGTACTCCTCTACGGCACCGTTTCGACCGGCTTCAAGGCGGGCGGCATCAATGAAGGCGCGAGCCAGCCGGAGTACCTGCCTTTCGACAGCGAGACGTCCATCAGCTACGAGGCAGGCCTGAAAGCGCAGCTCGGGGATAGGGCCCAATTGGCGCTGGCAGCATTCTCGCAGACCCGCAAGGACGCTCTGATCTCTGTCGACGAATCCGTCATTGATCCGACATTCCCGGCCGGTGTGAACGGGCTCGGTATCAATGCCGGCAAGATCGAGTCGACCGGTCTGGAGGCAGAGCTTTCGGCGCGCCCGCTCAAGGGACTCGATGTCAATCTGGCCTATGGGTACCTTGATGCGAGTTATGAAAGTTTCATTGTGCCGCTGCCAGGGGGTGGGGAAGTCGATTATTCCGCAAACCAGGTACCGCGAAGCTTCAAGCAGAGCTTCAGCATCAACTCGATCTACCGTAAGCCGCTAACCGATGGGATCAGCCTGTTGGCCTATGGCAGCTACAGCAATTCCTGGGACGGCTATCAGGACAATGCGAACCAGATCGAGTCAGAGTCGCCTGAGCTGATGAACCTTCGCCTTGGTGTCGAGGGCGACAGCTGGAGCTTCACAGGCTTTGTCAACAACCTGCAGGATACCCGCTACATCACCTATCAGGTCGGGCCCTACATTCAGCTTGCGCCCGGTCGGACCTGGGGCGTGCGGGTCGAGAAGAGCTTCTGA
- a CDS encoding DUF1611 domain-containing protein, which translates to MSRVESPYLVFLGDETRPLMAKTGIGIVQWAPESCLGQCRLSDQAIDLGLPDLSPAEAAAKGARTLVIGVANVGGTIPSTWRQTLSEALDAGLDVVAGMHERLRSDPKLAALADKRSRKLVDLRDPPSELPIGTGKPRTGRRVLTVGTDCAVGKKYTALAIWRELRERGQQADFCATGQTGVLISGKGFAIDSVVSDFISGAAEFLSPTNAPDHWDIIEGQGSIFHPAYAGVSLGLLHGSQPEAIVLCHEAGRERLGFFEDFPIPDVGLAIDRYLEAARLTSPGVRCAAISLNTSRLGEAEADRLCKEMTEAFAFPVTDPIRMGAGRIVDALLSVPARMPAP; encoded by the coding sequence ATGAGCAGGGTAGAGTCGCCATATCTGGTGTTCCTCGGCGACGAGACACGACCTCTGATGGCCAAAACGGGGATCGGTATTGTCCAGTGGGCACCTGAAAGCTGTCTCGGCCAGTGCCGACTGTCCGATCAGGCGATCGATCTCGGGCTGCCGGACCTGTCGCCAGCTGAGGCGGCCGCGAAAGGTGCACGGACGCTGGTTATCGGCGTGGCGAATGTCGGCGGGACGATTCCGTCAACCTGGCGGCAGACGCTGAGCGAGGCGCTGGATGCCGGGCTGGACGTTGTCGCGGGGATGCATGAGCGACTTCGTTCGGATCCAAAGCTCGCCGCGCTCGCAGACAAGAGATCCCGGAAGCTGGTCGATCTTCGCGATCCGCCGTCCGAGCTTCCGATCGGTACAGGGAAACCCCGGACCGGCAGGCGCGTGCTGACGGTGGGGACAGATTGTGCCGTCGGCAAGAAATACACGGCGCTGGCTATCTGGCGCGAATTGCGCGAACGCGGGCAGCAGGCGGACTTTTGCGCGACGGGTCAGACCGGAGTCCTGATTTCGGGCAAGGGGTTCGCAATCGACAGTGTTGTGAGCGATTTCATTTCAGGCGCAGCGGAGTTTTTGTCTCCCACCAATGCCCCTGACCATTGGGATATTATCGAAGGACAGGGCTCAATCTTTCATCCCGCTTATGCCGGTGTGTCACTTGGTCTTCTGCATGGTAGTCAACCCGAAGCCATCGTGCTTTGCCATGAGGCGGGCCGTGAGCGGCTCGGATTTTTTGAAGATTTCCCGATCCCGGATGTCGGCCTTGCCATCGATCGCTATCTGGAGGCCGCTCGGCTGACCAGTCCCGGCGTGCGGTGTGCAGCGATCAGCTTGAACACAAGCCGCCTCGGTGAAGCCGAAGCAGACAGGCTTTGCAAGGAGATGACGGAGGCGTTTGCCTTCCCTGTTACTGACCCCATCAGAATGGGTGCTGGGCGGATCGTTGATGCGCTTCTCTCGGTTCCGGCACGGATGCCGGCCCCATGA